In the genome of Rhodothermales bacterium, the window CATGATGATGAGCGGGTTCGTGATCGAGTTGAACTGGAGGAGGAGGATGAGCGTGATGAGCGAGACGCCGACGAGGAGCGCCGTCGTGAGGAAGCCGAAGCTCTCCTGCTGGTCCTCGCTCTCGCCGGTGTACTTCACGGTGTAGCCCGGCGGCAGCTCGGCGGTGTAGTCGCTGAGGTAAGTCTGGACCCGGCCGAGGAGCTCGTTGCCGTTGACGCCCTCGGCGGCCTCGCCGGAGACGGTCACGACGCGCTGCTGCTCCAGCCGCGTGATGCTCCCGAGCCCGCCGCCGACGGAGATGTCGGCGAGGGCGACGAGCGGGATCTGCGTCCCTTCGTCGAGGATCGTGAGGCTCTGGAGCGAGGCGAGGTCGGCGCGGTCGGCTTCGCGGAGGCGGACGGTGATGTCGTACTCGTCCTCGCCCGTGCGGTACGTGCTGGCCTCGATGCCGTTGATGGCGGCGCGGACGGTCTGCGCGACCTGGCTCGTCGAGAGGCCGAAGCGGGCGGCGCGCTCGCGGTCGATGTTGACCTGGAGTTCCGGTCGGCCGGTGTTGAGGTTGTCGGAGAGGTCCACGAGGCCGGCGAGCGGCGGCACGCCGTCGGAGCCGGGCTCCGTCGCGCCGCGCTCGAGCCGCGCCTTCACCTCTTTGGCGATGCGGACGATCGTCTCGAACTCCTCGCCCGAAACCTCGATGTTGACGGGGGCGCCGGTCGGCGGGCCGTTCTCGTCCTTCGTGATCGAGGTCTCGACGCCGGGGATGCCCTGGAGCTCGTTGCGGAGGCGGCGGAGCGTGACCGACGAGGGCTCGGCGCGCTGCGCGTAGTCGACCATGTTGAGTGTGATCCGGCTCTGCTCGGGGCTGGCCGAGCCGCCGCCGAACATCGCGTCGCCGCCGACGCCGACGTTCGTCAGGATGTCGCGCGTATTCGCCTCGGCGGCGGGGTTCTCCTCGACGAGGCCCTGGATCCGCTCGAAGGCGGTCTGGGCGACGCGGTTGCTCGCCTCGATGTTCGTCCCGAGCGGGGCTTCGAGGTTGACCTGGACCATGTTCGGGTCCGTGTTCGGGAAGAACTCGACGCCGGTCGGCGCGAGGACGAACAGGAGCGGGATCGCGACGAGGAGCGAGAGGGTGCTCGTGAGCAGCCGCGCGCGGTTGTCCGTCAGGATGAGCGTCTTCCGATCGCCTGCGAAGAACAGCCCGAGCACGCCGGCCACGACGATGAACGCCGGGAGGATCAGCAGCTCGACGACCACGATCGGGTCGTCGATCCGTCCGCCGAGGAAGAGCAGGAAGAGCAGGGCGCCGATGATGGCGGCCACGATGAGCCCGGCCTTGATCGACGTCTTCCGCCCGATGAACGCCGACTCGAAGGCGTGGACGAGGATGCCGATCACGCCGACGGCGAGCAGCACGCCGGCCGGCACCATCACGACGAGGCTCCCGAGTTCCGACACCGCCCCCACCGCCGCGCCGACGATCAGGAGCAGCGCGCCGACAGTGAAGGAGCCGAGCGCGAGCGTGTTGCGGAGCATCGCGTGCTTGACTGTGTAGTCGCGCTCCAGCATCCAGCCGAGGAAGGCGCGGTAGCGCTCCGTGATGCGGGGGAGCGTCTCGTGCTGGAACCGCCGCGCTACCGGGTCGAGGAAGCGCGTGTGGAGGAGGTAGAGGACCGGGACCGCGACCGCGACGAAGACGAACGTCTTCCAGTTCGTGAGCAGCACGAGCAGGGCCGTGAACGCGACGAGGCCGTAGATGACGCGCTTGAACGCCTTGCTCTTCTTCGGCTGCTCCTCGCCGTCGAGCCGGACGAGGTAGCCCGTGATGACGGGGTTGATGATGAGCGCGACGAAGAGGCTCGCCGAGAGCGTCACGATCAGCGTCAGCGGGAGGTAGCTCATGAACTTCCCGATGATGCCCGGCCACAGCAACATCGGCGCGAACGCCGCGACCGTCGTCGCCGTGGACGCCGCGACGGCAGCGCCGACCTCGCCCGTCCCGAGCTTCGCCGCCTCCCAGCGGTCGTAGCCCTCCTCGCGGTAGCGGTAGATGTTCTCGACGATCACGACGGCGTTGTCGACGAGCATGCCGAGCGCGATGATGAGGCTGAACAGGATGATGAAGTTCAGCGTCTGCCCCATCGCCGAGAAGATGATGAAGCTGAGGAACATCGAGAGCGGGATCGCGATGCCGACGAGCGTGGCGTTGCGCACGCCGAGGAAGAACAGCAGCACCGCGATCACGAAGATGATCCCCGCGATGATGTTGTTCTCGAGGTCCTCGACGAGCGTCTTGACGTTGTCGGCCTCGTTCCCCGTGAACGTCACCTCGGTCCCCGTCGGGAGCGGATACGTGTCGACGGCCTCCTGCACGGCGTCGACGGTCTCGATGATGTTCTCGCCCGGCTTCTTCTTTACGACGAGCGTGATCACCTGGAGATCCTGCACCTCCTCGACCGGGACGAACTCGCCGTCCTCCTGCTCGATCTGGAAGACTTCGAGGCGGGAATACGAGGTGCGGTCTTTGAAGCCGAACTCGATCTCGGCCACGTCGCGGACGTAAATCGGCGCGCCGTTCTCCGCCTTGACGACGAGCGCTTCGATCTCGCTCGGGTCCTCGAACTCGCCGTCGATGCGGACGAGGTAGTTCAGCCGGTCGATGTCGACGGAGCCGCCGGGGATGTTCGAGTTCTCCTGCCGGATGATGTCGATGACATCGTTGAAGGTGAGGTTGTAGCCCTGCAGCGCGTTGAGGTCTACGTTGACCTGCACCTCGCGCTCGAGCCCGCCGATGAGGTTGACCTCGAGCACGCCCGCGATGCCTTCGAGCTCGTCCTGCAAGTCCTCGGCCACGTCGCGGAGCTGCGCGAGGGAGTAGTCGGCGGCGAGGTTGATGTTGATGATGGGGAACTCCGACGTGTCGAGCTCGGACACGATGGGCTCCTCGACGTCAGAGGGGAACTCGGCCTTCGCGCGGTCCACGCCGTCGCGCACATCGATCTTGGCGTCGTCCACCTCCACGTCCGGGAGGAACGTGATCACGACGGTCGAGACGCCCTCGGTCGAGGTGCTGCGGAGCTCGTCGATGCCGTCGATCGAGGCGATCTCGTTCTCGATCTCCTGCGTGATGATCGACTCGATGTCGTCGGGGCTCGCGCCGGGGTACACCGTCGTGACGATGATCGTGGCGAACTCGATCTGCGGGGCCGACTCCTTGGGGATCGCGACGTACGCCGCGAGGCCGATGATCGAGAGCAGCACCGTCAGCACGATGACGGCGATGCGGTTCTGGATGGCGAGGTTCGTGATCTTCATAAGGCCCGAGGGCTGGGGCGGGAAGAGGGAGGGTCAGTCGGCGAGGCTGACGGGGGCGAAGCCGGAGGGGAGCTCGTCGGAGATGCGGACGCGGTCGCCTTCGGAGACGGTCGACTGGCCCGAGGCGATGACGCGGTCCCCCGGCTCGACGCCGGAGGTGACGACGACGTAGCCGCCGGACTGCGCGCCGAGCTCGGTCGGCTGCCGCTGGGCGACGAGGCCATCGCCCTCCTCACGGACGACGAGCACGCTCGTCCCGCGCTCGTCCCGCACGATCGCGGCGAGGGGCAGGGTGATGACGTTTTCGAACTGCTGGCGCTGGACTTCGAGGCGGACGATCATCTCGGGCTTGAGCTGGCCGGCCTCGTTCGGGAGCCCGACCTCGATGGGGAACGTCCGGTTCTGCGGGTTGATGGCGCGGCCGACGAACGTGACGGTCCCGCGCATCGGGGGCACGTTGTACGCCTGCGGGACGATGCGGACGGGCGTGCCGACCTCGATGTCGCCCGCGTAGCGCTCGGGCACGCCGGCCTGCACCTTCACCTGCTCGGTCGAGACGAGGCGGACGACGGGCACCCCCGGCGCGACCTGCTCGCCGCGCTCGGCGAAGCGCTCTTCGACGGTGCCGGTGAACGGGGCCGTGACGCGGGTGTAAGCGAGCTGCTGCTGGGCCTGGGCGAGGGCGGCCCGCGCCTGGGCCACCTGCGCCCGCGCTGCCGCCCGCTGCGTGCGGACGCTCTCGAACTCCATCGCCGAGATGATGGAGTCCTGGAGCAGCGGCTCCTCGCGGCGGTAGCGGTCCTCGGCGAGGGCGGCCTGCGCCTGCGCCGCTTCGAGCGAGGCCTGCGCCTGCGCCACGCCCGCCTGCCCCATCGTCGCGTTGATCTGCGCCACGGTCCCGCCACGGCGGATCGTCGTGCCGAGCGGGGCGAGGGCGGTGAGCGTGCCCGACGCCTCGGCCGAGAGCGTCGCGTCGTCGGGCGCCTCGATCGTGCCCGTCATCTCGATCACGTCCTCGAACGTGCTCGCCTCGGCGACGATGACCTCGACGGGGAGGGTGCGGTCGAACGCCGTGGCTTCGGAGTCGACGGGCACCTCGGCGTCGCCCCCGCACGCGGCGAGGAGTAGGACCATCGGCAGCACGAGCGCGAGCGTGGCGAGGCGGTAGCCCCGGGTGAGGTGCGCGATGCGGGCGGAGAGGGAGAAGTTCATGGCGTCAAGGGGTGGCGACGCGGGGGCTGCGTCTGCACGGGGGAAGGCGTCGGGGCCGACGTTATTGGGCGGAGGTCAGGGTGGTGCCGTCCTCGGCGCCGATGGGCTCGGGGAGGACGAGGCCGATGGCGCGCTGGAGCGAGCTCCGGGCCACGAGGTAGTCGTAGACGGCGCGGAGGTAGCCGAGCTGAGCCTGGTCGAACTGGGCCGAGGCGAGGCGGACGTCGATCTGTGTCGCGACGCCGGTGCGGAGGCGTTCGGCGGCGAAGTCGTAGGCCACCTGCGCCGTCTGCACGGTCTGTTCCTGCGCCGCGATCCGCTGCCGTGCCGAGGCGAGGTTTCGCAGCGCCTGCTCCACTTCGAGGACCGCGCCCTGCACGGCCCGTTCGAGCTGGACCTCGGCCTTCTGGATCTCGATCGTGTTCTGCTGCACGCGGTAGCTCGTCTGGAACCCGTTGAAGAGGTTCCAGCTCATCCGCACGCCGACGGCCACGCTCGGATTCCAGTACGCGGTGTCGAAGAACCCGCGCGAGTCCGAGGTCACGGCGAAGGGGTCGTCGGGGTTGGCGCCCTGGATCGCGGAAGTCCGGTCGTCGGGCACGCTGCCGACGTAGTTGAGATTCGCGAACGCGCTGAGGTTGGGGTAGTACTGCGCCCGCGTGATGTCGCGCTGCACCTGCTGGAGGTCGATCGCGAGGCGGGCCTGCTCGAGGTCGGGCCGCCGCTCGAACGCCGTCGCGACGGCGTCGTCGAACGAGACCGTTTCGAGGAACACGTCGCCCGGCAGGTCGAGCTCGCCGACGAGCGCGACGCGCTGGTTCACCGGCAGGCCGAGCGCGAAGAGCAGGTTGTTCTCGGCGACGGCCGCCGCGTTCTGCGCCTCGATGAGCTGGGTCTGCTGGTTCGCCACCTCGACCTCGGCCGTGAGCCGCTCGAACTTCGGGAGGACGCCCTGCGCCACGCGCCGCGACGTCTCGTTGAGCGTCGTCTCGGTCCGCGCCACGCTCGCCCGCACGACCTCGGCCTGCTGCCGGGCGAGGAGGGCACCGTAGTAGAGCTGGCGCGTCTGGTCGATGGCGGCCTGCTGCTGCTGCGTGAGCGCGGCCTGGTTGATGTCCTTCAGGCTCTTCGCGCCTTTGATGGCTGCGAACGCGCTCCCGTTGTAGAGCGTCTGCGTGATGGAGAGCGAGTTCTGGAACTGGTTCGCCACGCCGAACGGGTTGTCGCCACTGTCGAGCACGATGCCGGCATCCTCGAACCCTTGCTGCTGGAGTCGACGGAACTCCGCGAGCGAGATCGGCTCCGTCGCCGGGTCGTCGTCGGTGCGGGCGTCCTCGTTGAAGGCGAGCCAGTCGATCGAGCCGAGTGCGCCGAAGAGGCCGCCCGCGTCGGAGCCCGCGAAGGGGTTGGCCTCGACGATGTTCCGGGTGTACGACGAGGAGACGTCGGCGCTGGGGAGCACCTGCCCCCACGCCTCGCGGACCTGCGCGTTCGCGTTGGCGACGTCGAGCGCGGCGGTACGGACACTGTAGTTCCGTTCCAGCGCGATCTCGATCGCCTCTTCCAGCGAGAGCGGGAGCACGGAGCCCCCGGTCGCCGTGGCGGGTTGCGCGAGCACAGGGCCGGCGAGTGTGGAGTCCGGCGTCTGAGCGACGGCCGGGTGGAGCGTCAGGGCCAGCAGGGCGAGCAGGATGGGGAGGGAGCGGTTCATGGGGCGAGTCGTGGAGGGCGTGCCGTCAGAGTAGGTGCCTGTGGTGACAGCGTTTAGTCGCGGGGAAGCAGGCCGTCGAAAAGAATCGTGGTGATGAAGTCGGCGGCCTCGTCGAGCGAGGCGAACTCGTCGCCGGGTTCGACGTCGCACTCAGACAGGGGCGAGGCGTACATGAGGTACCCCTTGATATTCCCCATCAGCATGTGGGCGACGAGGATGGGCGGGAGCGGCCGCAGTTCGCTTGCCGTGATCGCGCGCTCGATCGGCTTGACGAGTTCGTCCATCGCCCGGTCGCGCCGGCGGTGCAGCGAGGGCACGTGGGCGTGCTCGGTGAGCATCAGCCGTTGCGCCTCTTTGATGAGGAGGAAGAACGTCTCGCGGTTGTCCGTGAAGTGGTGGAGCAGGCGGGCGATGAAGTCGCGGAAGTGCTCGCGCGTGGAGCGGCCGTCCCCCGCTACCTGCTCGAAGTGGGTGCGGACGAGCGCCGCCATCCCGTCGAACATCTCGTCGAGCAGTGCGAAGAGGATCGACTCCTTGCCGTCGGGGAAGTAGTTGTAGAGGGTCCCTTTCCCGAACTCAGCCCGCTCCGCGATCTCGTCGAGCGTAGCGCCGTCGTAGCCTTTGTCGGCGAAGACGACGAGCGCCGCATCGAGCATCGCGCGGCGCCGAGCGAGGCGTTCGCGGTCACGGCGGGAGAGGGTGGGGACTTCCATGTCGAGGAGCATGAACCGTTAGTCAGGATGTGACTCGCTGGTCACATGCCGACTCCTACGTCACCTTCTATCCGGGGTTGCATTACGAAATGATGAAGAGCGGCACGCATGCTCGTCGCGTAGGCGCTTGTATCGCAACGAGAGAGCGGGAAGATGCGCGGCCGAGGTGAAGGTGTCGTAAAGGGTGCGCGTGAAAAAGGGGAGCCCACCCCGGTCGCTCCCGGTTCAGGCTCCCCTGTCCTTTCGGCTCCTGCCTGTCCTTTCGGCTCCTGCGATGCGGAATCAGATGTACTCCTCGAGCCCATGCGAGCCGAGGTAGTCCACGATGTTCTTGACCTGCTGCGTGGACTCCATGTGGCAGACGAGCACGGCGTCGCCCGTATCGACGACGGCGGCGTCGTGGATGCCCACGAGCACGATGAGCCGGTCCTGGCTGCGGACGTAGCAGCGGCTCGCGTTGTGAACGATGACGTTGCCCTCGACGGCGTTGCCGGCTTTGTCTTTGTCGAGGATGTCGAAGACGGCGCGCCAGTCGCCGACATCGCTCCACCCGAACGACCCGGGGACGACCCACACGTGGCCGTCGGCAGCGGCGGGCTCCATCACGCCGTAGTCGATGGAGATCTTCGGCGTGCGGCGAAAGGCGTCGTTGACAGCCTCGCCGAGCGCCGCTTCACCGTTGCTCATCGCGGCCTCAATGGGCGCGAACGCGGCCCACACGTCGGGGAGGTGGCGCTGGAGTTGGTCGAGAATGGAGTCGGCGCGCCAGATGAACATGCCGCTGTTCCAGAGGAAGTCGCCGGAGTCGAGGAAGCGCTCGGCCGTAGCGAGGTCGGGCTTCTCGGCGAAGGTGCGGACGGGAAAAGCAGACAGGGCGGTCCCATCTTCCGTCGCCGCCGAGGCGAACTGGATGTATCCGTAGCCGGTCTCGGGGTGCGACGGCTCGATGCCGATGGTGACGAGGGCGCCGGGCTCGGCCGCTTTGTCGACGGCGGCGCGGAGCACGTCGTGGAAGGCGGCGACGTTGCGGATCACGTGGTCCGCCGGCAGCACCACCATCACCGCCTCCGGGTCGAGGGTGTGGAGGTGGGCGGCGGCGAAGGCGATCGCCGGGGCCGTGTTGCGGCTGGCCGGCTCGGCGAGGATATTCGCCTCGGGCACGGCCGGGAGGTGCTCCTGCGTCTGCGTGACGTAGCGCTCGTTCGTCACCACGAAGCACCGCTCGGCCGGGACGAGGGGCTGGAGCCGCGCGAACGTGTTCTGGATGAGCGAGGCCTGCTCGAACACGTCGAGGAACTGCTTCGGGGACTCTTGCCGGCTGCGGGGCCAGAATCTGCTGCCGACGCCGCCGGCCATGATTACTGCGTAGAGGGACATGTGGGTTGCCGTCAGAACAGAGGGGAGCGAAGAGGGGACGAGGCCGCGCGGGAAGATAGGACACGCGGACGCCGGGGGTACGGTCGGATCGGCCGGGGCCGTCGGGCGTCGAATCGGCCGGGTGAACGAGGGAGGAACGGCGCTTGCATCGGCTCTCGCGTTCGGGCGTAGCAGCACGCTGCGCCTGCGCTGAGTCCGGCTCTCCGCTCGTTCTTCCTTTGTGCTGCCGACGAGAGGTGCCTACTTTCAGCGACCTTATCCAGTCTTTCTTGAGCTAGTGCGCGGTGCCGCCGCTTGGCCCTGCGTGTGACATCCTACTTCTGCTATGAAAATCGGAGTTATCGGTACCGGCTATGTCGGCCTCGTCTCAGGCACCTGCTTTGCCGAAATGGGCAACGACGTCGTCTGCGTAGACATCGACGCGCGCAAAGTCGAGAAGCTGAGCCGGGGAGAGTTGACTCTCTTCGAGCCCGGCATCGAGCGCTTCCTGGAGCGGAACCTCCGCGAGGATCGGTTGAGCTTCACGACCGACCTCGCCGAGGCCGTCGAGGCCGCCGAGATCCTCTTCCTCGCCCTCCCGACGCCGCCCGGCGAAGACGGCTCGGCCGACCTCTCGTACGTGCTCGGCGTCGCCGGCGACATCGCCGACCTGCTGGCTGCTAACCCCTCGTGGGGCTATCGCGTGATCGTCGACAAGAGCACGGTCCCGGTCGGGACCGCCGCCCGCGTCACGGCGATTATCGAAGAGCGCGGGCTCGAAGCCGGCAAAGATTTCGACGTGGTCTCGAACCCCGAATTCCTCCGCGAAGGCGTCGCCGTCGACGACTTCATGAAGCCGGAGCGCGTCGTGATCGGGACCGACAGCGAGCGGGCGGCCGATCTGATGACGCTGCTCTACGAGCCGTTCGTCCGCAGCGGCAACCCCATCATCGTGATGGACGAGCGCAGCGCGGAGATGACGAAGTACGCCGCGAACTCGCTGCTCGCCACGAAGATCACGTTCATGAACGAGATCGCGAACGTCTGCGAGCGCGTCGGCGCGGATGTGGACAAGGTCCGCCACGGGATCGGGACCGACAGCCGGATCGGGACGAAGTTCCTCTACGCCGGCATCGGCTTCGGCGGCTCGTGCTTCCCCAAAGACGTGCAGGCGCTCGTCCGCACCTCACAGGAGAACGCGTACGAGTTCGAGATCCTGGAGTCCGTCCTCCGGGTCAACGAGCGGCAACGCCGCGTCCTCGCCGACCGCATCATCGAGCACTTCGGCGGCTCGCTCGAGGGCAAGCGGATCGCCGTCTGGGGCCTCGCCTTCAAGCCGAACACCGACGACGTGCGCGAAGCTCCGAGCCACACCGTCATCCAAGCGCTCACCGAGCGCGGCGCCGAGATCCTCGCCTTCGATCCCGAAGCCATCGAGACCACGCGCGACGTGCTCGGCGAGGGCGAACTCGGGACGGGCAGCCTCGCCTACGCCGCCGACTCGTACAGCGCGCTCGTCCGCGCCGACGCCCTCGTGATCTGCACGGAGTGGCCGGAGTTTCGCCGCCCCGACTTCGAGCGGATGCAGCGCCTGCTCAGCGCGCCGCTCGTCTTCGACGGCCGCAACCTCTACGACCCCGCGCGCATGGCGGAGGCCGGGTTCGAGTACCACTCCATCGGGCGTCCGTACGTGGCCCCGGCGGGCAGCGCGACCGACTCCGCCGTCGCTGCCAACGGCCACGCTCAGTAGACGGTAGACGGTGGACAGAAGGCGGCCCTGCGTTCTGTATCCACCGCTCCTCGTTTCCCGCCCACTGTCCACTTTTTTCTGTCCACCGTCCACCGAATCATGCCTCGTACCCTCATCACCGGCGGCGCCGGCTTCCTCGGCTCGCACCTCTGCGACCGGTTCATCGCGGAAGGCCACGAGGTCGTCTGCATGGACAACTTCATCACGGGCAACCCGGACAACGTGGCGCACCTCGTCGGCCACGAGCGGTTCCAACTCGTCCGGCACGATGTGTCGAACTACGTCTACGTCGCGGGCGACCTCGACTACATCCTCCACTTCGCGAGCCCGGCGAGCCCGATCGATTACCTCCAGCTCCCGATCCAGACGCTGAAGGTGGGCGCGCTCGGGACGCACAACCTCCTCGGCCTCGCAAAAACGAAGAGCGCGCGGCTGCTCTTGGCCTCGACGAGCGAGGTCTACGGCGACCCCCTCATCCACCCGCAGCAGGAGGAGTACTGGGGCAACGTCAACCCCGTCGGCTCGCGCGGCGTCTACGACGAGGCCAAGCGCTTCGCCGAGGCGATCACGATGGCGTACCACCGCTACCACGGCGTCGAGACGCGGATCGTCCGCATCTTCAACACCTACGGCCCGCGCATGCGCGCCGAGGACGGCCGTGTGGTGAGCAACTTCATCAACCAGGCGATTCGCGGCGAGGCCATCACGGTCTACGGCGACGGCTCGCAGACGCGCTCGTTCCAGTACGTCGACGACCTCGTCGAGGGCATCTACCGCCTGCTGCTCTCGGACGAGGTCTACCCGGTCAACATCGGGAACCCCGACGAGACGACGATCCGCGAGTTCGCCGACGAGATCCTCGCACTCACGGGCTCGGCGTCCACGGTCACGTACGAGCCGCTCCCGGCCGACGACCCGAAGATCCGCCAGCCCGACATCACGAAGGCGCGTGAGATCCTCGGGTGGGCGCCGCGCGTGGACCGCGCCGAAGGCCTGAAGCGGACCTTGGAGTATTTTCAGCAGGCTCTCCCCGAGCAAGCAGAGGCTGCGAAGACGGCGTGAGTCGAGCGGAGGAGCAGACGAATCGATGAGCGGAGGAGGCGATGAGTCGAGGAAATCCGTTTCTTCGTCTCATCGCCTCATCCTCTCTTCGGCTCTTATGAAAGGCATCATCCTCGCCGGCGGCACCGGCACCCGGCTCTACCCGCTGACGCTGGCCGTGAGCAAGCAGCTCATGCCGGTCTACGACAAGCCGCTCGTCTACTACCCGCTCTCGACGCTGATGCTCGCCGGCATCCGCGAGATCCTCGTCATCTCGACGCCACGCGACCTTCCGCTCTTCGAGCGGCTCCTCGGCGACGGCGAACAGTGGGGTCTTTCGTTCGAGTACGTCGCGCAGCCGGAGCCCAACGGGATCGCCGAAGCGTTCCTCCTCGGCGCCGACTTCATCGGTGATGACAGCGTGGCGCTCGTGCTCGGCGACAACATTTTCTACGGGCAGGGTCTCTCGGAGCGGCTCCAGCACTGCGCCCGGCTGGAGGAGGGGGCGACGGTCTTCGGTTACTACGTCCGCGACCCCGAGCGCTACGGCGTCGTCACGTTCAACGCCGAGGGGCGGGCCGTGGACATCGTCGAGAAGCCCGAGCGCCCGACCTCGAACTACGCGGTGACGGGGCTCTACTTCTACGACAACGATGTGGTCGAGATCGCCCAGCGTCTGACGCCGTCGGCGCGGGGCGAGTTGGAGATCACGGACGTGAACCGGGCCTATCTGGAGCGCGGTACGTTGCGCGTCGAGCAGCTCGGGCGGGGGACGGCGTGGCTCGATACAGGCACGCATGCGGCGCTCCTCGAAGCGGCCCACTTCATCGAGGTCGTCGAGAGCCGGCAGGGGCTGAAGATCGCCTGCCCGGAGGAGATCGCGTACCGGATGGGCTACATCGACGCTGCCGCGCTGGAAGCGCTCGCCCGGCCGCTCGCGGGCAACGCGTACGGGCAGTACCTTCTGGACCTGCTCTGAGCCGGGCCGAGTGCCTGTGCCCTATCGCTCGCGCCATCCGTACGGACGCAGCATGCTGCGTCTCTACCTCCCATCTGATGACTGTAACTGACCTGAATATCCCCGGCCTCCGGCTGTTCGAGCCGCGCGTGTTCGAGGACGAGCGCGGCGCGTTTCTGGAGGCCTACCACGCCGCGCGTTACCGCGAGCATGGGCTCGATAGGGACTTCGTGCAGGACAACCTCTCGCGATCGCGGCGCGGCGTCGTGCGCGGGCTCCACTTCCAGCGCCGCCACCCGCAGGGCAAGCTGATCTCCGTCGTGCGCGGCGCGATCTACGACGTGGCCGTGGACCTCCGACCGGGCTCCGAGACCTTCGGCGAGCACGTCGGTGTCGAACTCTCGGACGCGAACGGGCGTCAGCTCTGGGTCCCACCCGGCTTCGCCCACGGCTTCGCCGCGCTGTCCGACCGGGCCGACGTGCTCTACAAATGCACGGACGTGTACCACCCCGACGACGAGGGCGGGCTCCTCTGGAACGACCCGGCGCTCGGCATCGACTGGCCCGTCGCGGAGCCGATCCTCTCCGAGCGCGATCGGATGCACCCCCCGCTCGCCGCGCTTACACCCGAGATGCTGCCCGCTGCGGAGAGCGTGGCGCTGTGAGGGTGCTCGTCACTGGGGCGAACGGGCAGGTCGGCCGCGAATTGCTGCGCGCCGCGCCCGACTTCGGTGTCGAAGTGATCGGGCTGACGCGGGCCGACCTCGACGTGGCGGACCGCGAAGCCGTGCAGGGAGCCGTCAAGAGACGCGCACCGGACATCGTCGTCAACGCGGCGGCGTACACAGCCGTGGATCGGGCCGAGACGGAGCCCGACCTCGCCTTCGCCGTCAACCGCGACGGCGCGGCGCACCTCGCCGAGGCTTGTGCCGACGCTGGGATTCCGCTCGTCCATTTCTCGACGGACTACGTCTTCGACGGGACGAAGGGCGCGTCGTACACCGAGGCCGATGCGCCGAACCCACTCGGGGTCTACGGGCAGAGCAAGTGGGCGGGGGAGGAGGCCGTGCGCGAGCGGATCGACCGCCACGTCATCCTCCGCACGAGTTGGGTGTTCAGCGCGCACGGGCACAACTTCGTCAAAACGATGCTCCGGCTGAGCCGTGAACGCGACGAACTCCGCGTCGTCGCCGATCAGCGCGGCAACCCGACGGCAGCGACGGACATCGCCCGGACCGCGCTCCGCATCGCGCAGCGGGCCGTTGCTGGAGAAACTGCTGCGTGGGGCACGTTCCACTTCGCGGGGACGCCCGCGACGACGTGGCACGGCCTCACCGAAGCCGGCGTTGCTGAAGCCCGGCGGCACGGCGAGGTCCGTGCCCAGCGCATCGAGCCGATCCCGACGAGCGACTATCCGACGCCGGCCCGTCGCCCGGTCGATGCGCGGCTCGACGGCTCGCGGCTCGCCCGCGTGTGGGGCATCGAGCCGCCGCCGTGG includes:
- a CDS encoding TolC family protein, with the translated sequence MNRSLPILLALLALTLHPAVAQTPDSTLAGPVLAQPATATGGSVLPLSLEEAIEIALERNYSVRTAALDVANANAQVREAWGQVLPSADVSSSYTRNIVEANPFAGSDAGGLFGALGSIDWLAFNEDARTDDDPATEPISLAEFRRLQQQGFEDAGIVLDSGDNPFGVANQFQNSLSITQTLYNGSAFAAIKGAKSLKDINQAALTQQQQAAIDQTRQLYYGALLARQQAEVVRASVARTETTLNETSRRVAQGVLPKFERLTAEVEVANQQTQLIEAQNAAAVAENNLLFALGLPVNQRVALVGELDLPGDVFLETVSFDDAVATAFERRPDLEQARLAIDLQQVQRDITRAQYYPNLSAFANLNYVGSVPDDRTSAIQGANPDDPFAVTSDSRGFFDTAYWNPSVAVGVRMSWNLFNGFQTSYRVQQNTIEIQKAEVQLERAVQGAVLEVEQALRNLASARQRIAAQEQTVQTAQVAYDFAAERLRTGVATQIDVRLASAQFDQAQLGYLRAVYDYLVARSSLQRAIGLVLPEPIGAEDGTTLTSAQ
- a CDS encoding efflux RND transporter periplasmic adaptor subunit, with product MNFSLSARIAHLTRGYRLATLALVLPMVLLLAACGGDAEVPVDSEATAFDRTLPVEVIVAEASTFEDVIEMTGTIEAPDDATLSAEASGTLTALAPLGTTIRRGGTVAQINATMGQAGVAQAQASLEAAQAQAALAEDRYRREEPLLQDSIISAMEFESVRTQRAAARAQVAQARAALAQAQQQLAYTRVTAPFTGTVEERFAERGEQVAPGVPVVRLVSTEQVKVQAGVPERYAGDIEVGTPVRIVPQAYNVPPMRGTVTFVGRAINPQNRTFPIEVGLPNEAGQLKPEMIVRLEVQRQQFENVITLPLAAIVRDERGTSVLVVREEGDGLVAQRQPTELGAQSGGYVVVTSGVEPGDRVIASGQSTVSEGDRVRISDELPSGFAPVSLAD
- a CDS encoding efflux RND transporter permease subunit — protein: MKITNLAIQNRIAVIVLTVLLSIIGLAAYVAIPKESAPQIEFATIIVTTVYPGASPDDIESIITQEIENEIASIDGIDELRSTSTEGVSTVVITFLPDVEVDDAKIDVRDGVDRAKAEFPSDVEEPIVSELDTSEFPIININLAADYSLAQLRDVAEDLQDELEGIAGVLEVNLIGGLEREVQVNVDLNALQGYNLTFNDVIDIIRQENSNIPGGSVDIDRLNYLVRIDGEFEDPSEIEALVVKAENGAPIYVRDVAEIEFGFKDRTSYSRLEVFQIEQEDGEFVPVEEVQDLQVITLVVKKKPGENIIETVDAVQEAVDTYPLPTGTEVTFTGNEADNVKTLVEDLENNIIAGIIFVIAVLLFFLGVRNATLVGIAIPLSMFLSFIIFSAMGQTLNFIILFSLIIALGMLVDNAVVIVENIYRYREEGYDRWEAAKLGTGEVGAAVAASTATTVAAFAPMLLWPGIIGKFMSYLPLTLIVTLSASLFVALIINPVITGYLVRLDGEEQPKKSKAFKRVIYGLVAFTALLVLLTNWKTFVFVAVAVPVLYLLHTRFLDPVARRFQHETLPRITERYRAFLGWMLERDYTVKHAMLRNTLALGSFTVGALLLIVGAAVGAVSELGSLVVMVPAGVLLAVGVIGILVHAFESAFIGRKTSIKAGLIVAAIIGALLFLLFLGGRIDDPIVVVELLILPAFIVVAGVLGLFFAGDRKTLILTDNRARLLTSTLSLLVAIPLLFVLAPTGVEFFPNTDPNMVQVNLEAPLGTNIEASNRVAQTAFERIQGLVEENPAAEANTRDILTNVGVGGDAMFGGGSASPEQSRITLNMVDYAQRAEPSSVTLRRLRNELQGIPGVETSITKDENGPPTGAPVNIEVSGEEFETIVRIAKEVKARLERGATEPGSDGVPPLAGLVDLSDNLNTGRPELQVNIDRERAARFGLSTSQVAQTVRAAINGIEASTYRTGEDEYDITVRLREADRADLASLQSLTILDEGTQIPLVALADISVGGGLGSITRLEQQRVVTVSGEAAEGVNGNELLGRVQTYLSDYTAELPPGYTVKYTGESEDQQESFGFLTTALLVGVSLITLILLLQFNSITNPLIIMIATGLSLIGVMLGLILTRTPFGLMTFIGVISLAGIVVNNAIVLIDYIEQLRARGEGKKEAVIDGGATRLRPVLLTAFTTIIGLVPLTFGINIDFVGLITNLDPNFQIGSENTQFWGPMGTAIISGLTFSTFLTLVIVPVMYSTFDSIALRLGSAMGSARDAVADGGQPDALVPAPAGALPGGNGFGDGGPLVERPAPRS